From Glycine soja cultivar W05 chromosome 4, ASM419377v2, whole genome shotgun sequence, the proteins below share one genomic window:
- the LOC114410885 gene encoding glucuronoxylan 4-O-methyltransferase 2-like, producing the protein MAWLVGIVEFPDGYDLNASVASFSALHHLLCLHLVLHFFLLTTKAASHAPESSKHPNSTLTEKEFKVLSNLVALKSPCNLLIFGFQPQYLTLSSMNAPGSTIFLYDHDDMIAKVATNSNNTQTYQLGYNVPSKKAFNLLKHARQNQACAPSYPTQLLQKSKCKFALRNLPSEVYEKKWDIIVVDGPKGDSPESPGRMDSIYTASVLARAGNVSDVVVHDIDRMIEKWFSWEFLCHENLLSSKGKLWHFRISGHSNSTTFCTT; encoded by the exons ATGGCGTGGCTAGTGGGAATTGTTGAATTTCCAGACGGATATGACTTGAATGCTTCAGTAG CCTCATTCTCCGCTCTTCATCATCTGCTATGTCTCCACCTAGTTCTCCACTTTTTTCTACTCACAACAAAAGCTGCATCACATGCACCTGAGTCCTCAAAGCACCCCAATTCCACCCTAACTGAAAAAGAGTTCAAAGTTCTCTCAAACCTTGTTGCTCTTAAATCCCCATGCAACCTCCTCATATTTGGCTTCCAACCACAGTACCTTACCCTCTCCTCAATGAATGCACCTGGAAGCACCATCTTTCTTTATGATCATGATGACATGATAGCCAAGGTAGCAACAAACTCCAACAACACTCAAACATACCAGCTTGGGTATAATGTGCCATCTAAAAAGGCTTTTAATCTTCTCAAACATGCAAGGCAGAACCAAGCTTGTGCACCAAGTTACCCAACACAGCTGCTTCAGAAATCGAAATGCAAGTTTGCATTGAGAAATTTACCTTCTGAAGTGTATGAAAAGAAGTGGGATATCATTGTGGTAGATGGACCCAAAGGGGATTCTCCAGAGTCGCCGGGTAGGATGGATTCTATATACACTGCTAGTGTTCTAGCTAGAGCTGGGAATGTTTCTGACGTAGTTGTGCATGATATAGATCGTATGATAGAGAAATGGTTCTCCTGGGAGTTTCTCTGCCATGAGAATTTATTGAGTTCTAAAGGGAAATTGTGGCACTTCAGGATCAGTGGTCACTCCAATTCAACAACGTTCTGCACTACCTGA